The stretch of DNA GTGGGCACGAAACCAACCAGCCGGCAAACTCCTTCCCGAAATCCTTTCCGATCTTGTTGTGCAAGATGAATTCACCCATGATCTGGTGATACCCTGGAGCGACCTTTACCTTGTATATGAGACTACCTGTCTGGGTACCGTAACTGCAATCGCCATCTGGGATCATCGTCCAACCGCAGACGAGCTCCTTACGGTTCGCGTGAATGAGGGTTGGCGCCCGGTTCCTTCCAAGCTGAAAGGAGGGGATCAGGTGATCGGTCATGCAGCGTGTCTGATCAACGGCAAGCACTGAATTCGTTACCGGCTATTCTTCCAGTAAAGTTCCTCAGCATTCCACAATGTCCGATGCCGGGAAATTGTGGGCTTGAGATTCCCAATTTCATTTTTTGCACAAACAAATATAGAAGGAATTACTGTAAATATGATCGGTTGTTGATCAGCGAGAATGTGTTGAATCTCATCGTAATATTTCTTTCTGATAGCAAAGTCAACTTCCGATGCCTGAAGGTACATAAGCTCATCAATCCGTTTTTCCCACGGAGTGCGTGGCTTCGTTTGAAGCGGCCACCAGAAATGAAGAGATGCGTAACTGGGCCATACGTTCATCATGCTGTTTGGATCAATGTCGTCTCGTGTTATTCCCAGGAGCGCCGAATCATAGTCAAATGTATTCGTGATTTTCTCAGACAATGTAACAAAGTCTAAAGGAGTGTAGTTCACCTGCACTCCTATTTTTGCAAGATCACTTGCAATGAGATTACACTGCAGGTTCCGTACTGTATTTCCTGAATTAGTGTGGAGGGAAAAACGTACAGCCTTTCCATATTTGTCATACAACTGGCGCTTTCCGGAAGAGTTCTCGCGCAACTCAAATCCGGAGTTTTTCAGAAGCATGATAGCTTTGGTTGGATCGGAGGAGAATCTTGGAACGCGGTTGTTATACCAAATCAGATTTGCCGGACTCTCAGGGGAATAAGAAGCGACACCCTCCCCAAGCAAAGCATTCCGTAACAGGGAGTCTCGATCGATAGCGTGAGAAATGGCCCGACGGAAGTTTACATTTGAGAACCAGGACAACTTGATAGAATTGACGTAGGGTTTTCCAGTTTTTGGGTTTTGCCCGGCATTTTGATTGAAGAAAAGCCCGATCGTATCAAGGGAGGGTCCAACGTTGTACGTTGTCATTTTCAGAGTACTGCCGGCATC from bacterium encodes:
- a CDS encoding ABC transporter substrate-binding protein is translated as MLLQAACRGSEPKRGEVRLEKQQNSGAANQETRSVPVNGRQGGRIMSALLSDPEAFNPFVISNEPGQILNQLIHAGLTRLNLATQQPEPGIAKSWEISSDHLVWTFHLQRAVKWSDGHPFSADDVIFTMQIVNDPEIPSSPQDALAIQGKRIQWVKRDNYTVIAKLPFRFPAFLRQIDGAAIPILPRHKWQDVYQKKEFINSMAVDMKPRDMVSLGAFMLKQYKAGESIVLVRNPFYWKADRGGIQLPYLNEIVFLILPNQEQIQLKIENGEIDTYYSIRAEYARRLKDAGSTLKMTTYNVGPSLDTIGLFFNQNAGQNPKTGKPYVNSIKLSWFSNVNFRRAISHAIDRDSLLRNALLGEGVASYSPESPANLIWYNNRVPRFSSDPTKAIMLLKNSGFELRENSSGKRQLYDKYGKAVRFSLHTNSGNTVRNLQCNLIASDLAKIGVQVNYTPLDFVTLSEKITNTFDYDSALLGITRDDIDPNSMMNVWPSYASLHFWWPLQTKPRTPWEKRIDELMYLQASEVDFAIRKKYYDEIQHILADQQPIIFTVIPSIFVCAKNEIGNLKPTISRHRTLWNAEELYWKNSR